A region of the Labrys wisconsinensis genome:
TATCACGCCGGCGAGTTCGTGGCCGACGACATCTCCGCCGGCGCCCCGAAGGCCTGGCGCGACGGGCTGCGGGCCGGGTGCCGGGCACCCAATGCGGCGCTCGGCTGGCAGCGCGACGTGTTCGGCCTGATCGGCGGCTACCGCTTCCACCTCCTGGCCTTGTCGCACCAGGCGCTCGACGCACCGGCCATCGATGCGCTCTGCGCCGCCATCGGGCTGGCGAAGGCGGCTGCACCGTTCGCGATGGAGGTCCACCTCATGGCGCGGTCCCTGGTCGGCCGCGATCCCCGCATGGTGCGGGCGGAGTCGGGGGAGGTGTTCGGCACCTACGGGCTCGGCGACGGCGTTTCGCAGGCCCTGTTCCTGGTCCGGCCGGACGGCTACATCGCCTACCGGGCGGACGGGATGAATTTCGACGGGCTGGCGGCCTTCCTCCGCCGGATGGCGCCGTCACCGATTTGACATCACCCGCGCTTTCGACTAATGCCACCCCGTCGCGCGGGGCCTTCGGGTCCCGCGCGACGTTTTACGCACCCGCGGTGTTCCGGCCATGCCGGTGCGCCTGTCGGCCGGTTTCCGGCAGAGGAGGGCGCGTTCCTCAATCCTTTCGCTTTTCCTCGAGGACGCGATGTCGAAGCGCCACGCCGCCAAGTACAAAATCGATCGCCGTATGGGCGAGAATATCTGGGGCCGCCCCAAGAGCCCCGTCAACCGCCGTGAATACGGCCCCGGTCAGCACGGCCAGCGCCGCAAGGGCAAGCTGTCGGACTTCGGCACCCAGCTGAAGGCCAAGCAGAAGCTGAAGGGCTATTACGGCTCCATCTCCGAGAAGCAGTTCCGCGGCATCTATGCCGAGGCGATCCGGCTGAAGGGCGACTCCTCCGCCAACCTGATCGGCCTCCTGGAGCGCCGCCTCGACGCCGTGGTCTACCGCGCCAAGTTCGTGCCGACCGTGTTCGCCGCGCGCCAGTTCGTCAATCACGGCCACATCAAGGTCAACGGCCGCCGCGTCAACGTGCCGTCCTTCAAGGTCAAGCCCGGCGATGTGATCGAGGTGAAGCAGGCCTCCAAGGAACTGGCGCTGGTGCTCGAGGCTTCGGCCTCCGGCGAGCGCGACGTTCCGGACTATATCGAGGTCGACCACTCGAAGATGACCGCGAAATATATTCGCGTTCCCACCCTGCAGGACGTGCCTTACGCCGTGCAGATGGAACCGAACCTCGTGGTCGAGTTCTACTCGCGCTGATCGCCCGCTGAAGCGTCTTGCGATTTGGCGGACTCGCCAGGCATCGCAAAGACGTGTCGAAACAAAAGGTTAGAGCAAAGCAGCGTTTCCGCCGAAACGCGCTTTGCTCCAGAGACGAGACGGGAAACGGCCGTCGCGGCAACGCGGCGGCCGTTTCGTCTGGGCGGGCCGTCGTCCGTCCCGATCGCCTCGGCGGCGTCGAAGCCGGAGACACCCGCCCGCGGCCGCCGATGGCGGATGCCGCCCGGGAACGGCGTCACTCCCTGCTTCGTTGCCGACGCCTGCACGCAGGGGGCGACCGGCTCGCCTGCCGCTGCCCGACAGTCCCCGGCTTGTGGGGAAGGCAAGAGAGGGCGAATAGACGGCGCTCCCGATCTCCCTTCGATACTTTTGCAGCGAAGATAGTGATTAATAATTCTAGAATTCACTTATTCCAATGTGAAACTACGTGAAAACCTCTTATTATTTTGCATTGCAAAAGAAAATTTTTGCGATGCAAATCAATATTGGGTGGTTTTTTGCACCCGGTGGACTTGATGATTGCTCGGCATGATGAACCGTGCCCGGCGGCATGAACTATTCCAGTTGCTCACATCTGCCATGCGAATTGCGAAAGACAGGGCCTGCGGCCTTTTCTTTTTCGATGCTTCGGATCACCTTGTGACAGGGAGATTCAGCATGAGCTACACGCTTTGGGGAGAGCCGGGATCCGGTTCTTTCATGATCGAGGCCGCTCTGGCCGAGGCGGACCAGACGGTCGAACTGATCGATCTCGATCTCACCAAGGACGAGCATCGGTCGGAGGCGTTCCTCGCCATCAATCCGTCGGGCAAGGTGCCGGCGCTGCGTTTTCCCGACGGCGAGGTGATGACGCAGTCCGCGGCCATTCTGCTGGCGCTGGACGAGGCGCATCCGCGGGCCCGGTTGATGCCGGCCGTCGGCGCGGTCGACCGGCGCTTCGCCTTGCGCTGGGCCGTCCATATTGCGGCCGAGATCTATCCGCTGATCGAGATTTCGGACTATCCCCTGCGCTTCGCGCCGCCGGAGACCTCGGAGGTCGGCATGCGCTCGCTGGTGCGCCGGCGCATCCGTGAGCGTTGGCTCCTGATGGAGCGCCAGGCGGCGGGGGAGGGCAGCTTCCTGCTCAGCGGCTTCTCGGCGATCGATCTCGCCGTCGCCGTGATCAGCGACTGGGCGGTCGGCCCGGAATGGCGCTGCAAGGAATGCCCCAAGCTCGACGCCATCGCCAAGGCGGTCGCCAGGCGCGAGAAGATCGCGCCGATCTGGCGGCGCCACTTTCCGCAGCAGCCGGCATAGCGCCAGCGTCGCGCGGGGGGCTCAAAGCTCGGCATCCGCCCAGCCGCCGCGCTGCGCCCGCGGCCGTCCCGGGTTGACGAAGGCGGCGATGGCCTCGTCCTCGATGCCGGCTGCCCGCAGCAATCGCCCGGCCATCTCGGCGGCGGGCGCCCGCAGCGGCTCGTCCGGCCGGATCAGGTGGAAGGCCACGGGATTGGTCACGGTGCGTTCGTCGAGCACGACCACCCGCCCCGCATCGATTGCGGGTTGCGCCAGCATCGGTCGGGTCAGCGCCACGCCCAGGCCCAGGGCGCAGGCCTCCAGCACCAGGTGGTAGTCTTCGAAGCGACAGTCTCGGCTGCGCGGGGCATAGTCGATCCCGGCCGCGGCGAGCCAGTGCCGCCAGCCTTCGGTGTTGGAATCGTGCAGGATCGGCCAGTCCAACAGGCGCGCGGCGGACGGGACCGGGCCGATCCGGTCCGCCAGGGTCGGTGCGGCGATGGGAGCGATCTCCTCGCGCCAGAGGCGCAGGCTGCGGATGCCGGCCCAGGGGCCGCGCCCGCAGCGGATGGCGAGGTCGACGCCTTCGGAGAAGTCGGCAAGGCGATGCTCGATCACCAGATCGAGATGGAGGTCGTCGCCCTCGAGCAGCCGCATGCGCGGAAACAGCCACAGGGATGCGAGCGAGGGCGTGGCCGAGAGCCGCACGACCGCCGGCCCGCGGCGCTGCACCCAGCGATCCTCGCCGCTGCCGAGCAGGGCGAGCGCCTCTTCCGCACGGACGAAGAAACGACTGCCGTCCGGCGTCAACGTGACGCCGCGCGCCGCCCGCTGGAACAGCTTCACGCCCATCCAGCGCTCCAGCCGCGCCACTTGCCGCGAGACGGCGCCGTGGGTGAGGCCGAGCGTCTCGGCCGCGGCGGAGAAGGAGCCGCTGCGTGCGGCATGGGCGAAGGCCTCCAGCGTGTCGAGCGGCGGCAGGGTCGGGGAGCTGTGCACCATGCTCACAGCCAATCAGCGATCGACGTGCTTTTCAATCACTGTCCGGTGACTTATCCCGTCAGGCCGCGGGCGGTTCGGTCCGCTTCGGGGAGGGGCCATGACGGCAGTGACCGCTATCGGGAACCGGCGCGGCGTGGACGGCGTCGCGCTCGCCTGCATCGCCGTCACCGTGCTGACCTGGGCCTCCGCCTTCGTGGCGATCCGCGTCGGCCTCCGGGCGCTCGCGCCGGTCGAGCTCGCGGCGGCGCGCTATCTCGGGGCGGCGCTGCCGGCGGGGCTCTATCTCGTCCTGCGGCATCGTACCGTGCCGGATCTGCGCACCCTGGGCCGGCTTGCCGTCATCGGCCTGCTGTTCATCACCATCTATGCCACGCTGCTCAACACCGGCGAGCTGACGATCGCCGCCGGCCCGGCGAGCTTCATCCTCAACACCATGCCGGTCTTCGTGGCCGTGATGGCGGCGACGCTCCTGGGCGAGCGGTTCGGCGCTGGCGGCTGGATCGGCACCGCTCTCTCCTTTGCCGGGGTGGCGCTGATCGCGGCGGGCGACGCGGCGGGCCTGCATCTCGACACCGGCGCGGTGCTGATCCTCGGCTCGGCCGTCTGCGCCGCGGTCGCGAGCATCCTGCAGAAGCCGCTGCTCGCCCGCATGCCGGCGCTGGCGGTGATGGCCTGGGTGCTGATCCTCGGCGCCTTGCCGTTCCTCCTGGTCCTGCCCTCGACCATCGGCGCGCTCGCCGCCGCGCCGGCGGCCGTGAACGCGAGCGTGCTCTATCTCGTGCTGGCGCCGACGACGATCGGCTATGCCACGTGGGCGGTGGTCCTCAAGCGTCTGCCGGCCGGGCGCGCCAGCAACTTCCTCTATTGCGTGCCGCCGACGGCGACGCTGATCGGCTTCGTGTGGCTCGGCGAGACGCCGACGACTCTCGGCCTGATCGGCGCAGCGATGGCGCTCGCCGGCGTCGCCGTGGTGAACGTCACGCGCCGTCGATAGCGGACCGGCCACGCAGCCCGCCGGGGAATCGCGATGGAGCGGGAAAGCCGCCCGCAGGTGCGGGCAGCGCCGGGCCTCAGGCGCCGGCCGGCACCTTGACCGGGATACCCTTCTGCTGCAGCAGGCTCGCCAGCTCGCCCGACTGGAACATTTCGCGGGTGATGTCGCAGCCGCCGAGGAACTCGCCCTTCACATAGAGCTGAGGAATGGTCGGCCAGTTGGAGAAGTCCTTGATGCCGGTGCGCAGCTCGGCATTGTCGAGGACGTTGTGGTCCTTGTAGGGCACGCCGAGATAGTCGAGGATCTGCACCACCTGACCGGAAAACCCGCACATCGGGAACGCCTTGGTGCCCTTCATGAACAGCACCACGTCGTTGGTCTCGATCTCGGACTGGATGAAGGTCTTGATGTCGGTCATGGGGAGAGATCCTGTTGGCACCCTTTATATTAGGGGTTGGGAATGCCGGTTGTAAGGGCCAGCGCGTGCAAAACTCCGCCCATGTTGCCCTGGAGCGCCGCATAGACCATCTGGTGCTGCTGCACGCGCGACTTGCCGCGGAAAGCTTCGGAGACGACGGTGGCGGCGTAGTGGTCGCCGTCGCCGGCGAGGTCCCGGATCTCGATGCGCGCATCGGGAAAGGATTGCCGGATCAGCGTTTCGATATCGGCGGCTTTCATGGCCATGGTCGGGGTCTCGGCTCCTCGGCGGGATCCCCCATGCCCTGATCGGACCGGACCCGCAAATCTCGACTGGCTCCGGAGCCGGCCTGAAGGCTGGTCCCGGAGCCCGAACCTGCTCAGGCGGCTTCACGCCGGCCGGACATCAGGGTCGGCAGGAAGCCTTCGTGCCGCGCCTTCAGCGCCGCAACCAGGATCGGCTCTTCGTCGGGCAGGATCAAGGCGTCGCCGCCCGATGTTCCCAGGACCAGCGCGGCAACGCCGGCGGCGCGGGCCTTGGCCATCAGCGCCGCTGCGGCATCGGGCGTGGTGGTGACGACGTAGCGGCCCTGGTCCTCGCCGAACCAGAAGGCGTGGGCGGGGATGCCGGCAGCGCCGCCGATCAGGCGGACGCCGACGCCGCCGGCCATCGCCATCTCGGCCAGGGCGACGAGCAGGCCGCCATCGGAGACGTCGTGGCAGGCCGTGATCTCCTCGGCATGGATCAGGCCGCGGACGAAGTCGCCGTTGCGCTTCTCCGCGGCGAGGTCGACGGGCGGCGGCGCGCCGTCCTCACGCCCGAGGATCTCGGCGAGCCAGATCGACTGGCCGAGCCAGCCCACGGTCTCGCCGAGCACGACGACGGTCTCGCCCGCCGCCTTGAAGCCGATGGTCGCGGTCCGCGCCACGTCCTCGACCAGGCCGACGCCGCCGATGGTCGGGGTCGGCAGGATGCCGCGGCCGTTGGTCTCGTTGTAGAGCGAGACATTGCCGGAGACGATCGGGAAGTCGAGCGCCCGGCAGGCGGCGCCGATGCCCTCCAGGCAGCCGACGAACTGGCCCATGATCTCCGGCCGCTCGGGATTGCCGAAATTGAGGTTGTCGGTGACGGCCAGCGGCAGGCCGCCGACGGCGGTGATGTTGCGCCAGGCCTCGGCCACGGCCTGCTTGCCGCCCTCGACCGGATCGGCCTCGCAATAGCGCGGCGTCACGTCGCTGGTCATGACCAGGCCCTTGGGCCCG
Encoded here:
- a CDS encoding DMT family transporter; this translates as MTAVTAIGNRRGVDGVALACIAVTVLTWASAFVAIRVGLRALAPVELAAARYLGAALPAGLYLVLRHRTVPDLRTLGRLAVIGLLFITIYATLLNTGELTIAAGPASFILNTMPVFVAVMAATLLGERFGAGGWIGTALSFAGVALIAAGDAAGLHLDTGAVLILGSAVCAAVASILQKPLLARMPALAVMAWVLILGALPFLLVLPSTIGALAAAPAAVNASVLYLVLAPTTIGYATWAVVLKRLPAGRASNFLYCVPPTATLIGFVWLGETPTTLGLIGAAMALAGVAVVNVTRRR
- a CDS encoding LysR family transcriptional regulator, giving the protein MVHSSPTLPPLDTLEAFAHAARSGSFSAAAETLGLTHGAVSRQVARLERWMGVKLFQRAARGVTLTPDGSRFFVRAEEALALLGSGEDRWVQRRGPAVVRLSATPSLASLWLFPRMRLLEGDDLHLDLVIEHRLADFSEGVDLAIRCGRGPWAGIRSLRLWREEIAPIAAPTLADRIGPVPSAARLLDWPILHDSNTEGWRHWLAAAGIDYAPRSRDCRFEDYHLVLEACALGLGVALTRPMLAQPAIDAGRVVVLDERTVTNPVAFHLIRPDEPLRAPAAEMAGRLLRAAGIEDEAIAAFVNPGRPRAQRGGWADAEL
- a CDS encoding glutathione S-transferase family protein, producing the protein MSYTLWGEPGSGSFMIEAALAEADQTVELIDLDLTKDEHRSEAFLAINPSGKVPALRFPDGEVMTQSAAILLALDEAHPRARLMPAVGAVDRRFALRWAVHIAAEIYPLIEISDYPLRFAPPETSEVGMRSLVRRRIRERWLLMERQAAGEGSFLLSGFSAIDLAVAVISDWAVGPEWRCKECPKLDAIAKAVARREKIAPIWRRHFPQQPA
- the rpsD gene encoding 30S ribosomal protein S4, which produces MSKRHAAKYKIDRRMGENIWGRPKSPVNRREYGPGQHGQRRKGKLSDFGTQLKAKQKLKGYYGSISEKQFRGIYAEAIRLKGDSSANLIGLLERRLDAVVYRAKFVPTVFAARQFVNHGHIKVNGRRVNVPSFKVKPGDVIEVKQASKELALVLEASASGERDVPDYIEVDHSKMTAKYIRVPTLQDVPYAVQMEPNLVVEFYSR
- a CDS encoding BolA family protein → MAMKAADIETLIRQSFPDARIEIRDLAGDGDHYAATVVSEAFRGKSRVQQHQMVYAALQGNMGGVLHALALTTGIPNP
- the grxD gene encoding Grx4 family monothiol glutaredoxin, whose product is MTDIKTFIQSEIETNDVVLFMKGTKAFPMCGFSGQVVQILDYLGVPYKDHNVLDNAELRTGIKDFSNWPTIPQLYVKGEFLGGCDITREMFQSGELASLLQQKGIPVKVPAGA